A window of Brachybacterium fresconis contains these coding sequences:
- a CDS encoding DEAD/DEAH box helicase, with translation MPKARRRSAHSSERFEDMALPDELLGVLAEQGLARAFDIQSAILPDALAGRDVLARAETGSGKTLAFTLAMTSRFRGRKVHRKRPLGVVLVPTRELAVQVVDTIHPFARAVGIRAQLVSGGMNIEKQADAVARGVEIIVATPGRLIDLAERGALQLDLVETTVIDEADHMADLGFLPDVRDILAAIPMGTQKMLFSATLDGQVEEIVDAFLVDPVSHETTPVAAAVTSMDHHVLAIEPSAKREVTAQLAAREGRTLLFTRTQLGAERVAQELVEVGVPAAALHGNKQQGLRTNVLAGFRQGAFPVLVATDVAARGLHIDDIGMVIHVDPSDDVKEYVHRSGRTARAGAAGVVVTLALPHQVSRTRRVVGEAGVEAGWADVAAAEEPALDELGGRAPAGEPAEDPTLVKYKGAPRKLDLTRRGGADARRADERRANEERRASWEEASEPDPRGARPGRGGAGPRRGGPSGGGAGSGKTRSGKSAAARSGAGPRGDGKAPGGKRDAGGKGGKGGAGGRPAAGGRGSGGGRGAAGGRRGGSAPPGRGGRRGGSR, from the coding sequence GATCCTGCCCGACGCGCTCGCCGGACGCGATGTGCTGGCCCGCGCCGAGACCGGATCCGGCAAGACCCTCGCCTTCACGCTCGCGATGACCTCGCGCTTCCGGGGGCGCAAGGTGCACCGCAAGCGCCCCCTCGGCGTCGTGCTGGTGCCCACGCGCGAGCTCGCCGTCCAGGTCGTCGACACCATCCACCCCTTCGCCCGCGCGGTCGGGATCAGGGCACAGCTGGTCTCCGGCGGCATGAACATCGAGAAGCAGGCCGATGCCGTCGCCCGCGGCGTGGAGATCATCGTCGCCACCCCGGGCCGTCTGATCGATCTGGCCGAGCGCGGCGCCCTGCAGCTGGACCTGGTGGAGACCACCGTCATCGACGAGGCCGATCACATGGCCGATCTCGGGTTCCTGCCCGATGTGCGCGACATCCTGGCCGCCATCCCGATGGGGACGCAGAAGATGCTCTTCTCGGCCACCCTCGACGGGCAGGTCGAGGAGATCGTCGACGCCTTCCTGGTCGACCCCGTCAGCCACGAGACCACCCCCGTCGCCGCGGCGGTGACCTCGATGGACCACCACGTGCTCGCCATCGAGCCCTCCGCGAAGCGGGAGGTCACGGCGCAGCTGGCCGCGCGGGAGGGACGCACCCTGCTGTTCACCCGGACCCAGCTCGGGGCCGAACGGGTCGCCCAGGAGCTGGTGGAGGTCGGGGTGCCGGCGGCGGCCCTGCACGGGAACAAGCAGCAGGGACTGCGCACGAACGTGCTCGCCGGGTTCCGGCAGGGCGCCTTCCCGGTGCTGGTCGCGACCGACGTCGCCGCCCGCGGCCTGCACATCGACGACATCGGCATGGTCATCCACGTCGACCCCTCGGACGACGTCAAGGAGTACGTCCACCGCTCCGGCCGCACGGCCCGCGCGGGCGCCGCCGGCGTCGTGGTCACCCTCGCCCTGCCGCATCAGGTCTCCCGGACCCGCCGCGTCGTCGGCGAGGCCGGGGTCGAGGCCGGCTGGGCCGACGTCGCCGCGGCCGAGGAGCCGGCGCTCGATGAGCTCGGCGGCCGCGCCCCGGCGGGGGAGCCCGCCGAGGACCCGACCCTGGTGAAGTACAAGGGCGCTCCGCGCAAGCTGGACCTCACCCGCCGCGGCGGGGCGGATGCGCGCCGCGCCGACGAGCGCCGCGCCAACGAGGAGCGCAGGGCCTCCTGGGAGGAGGCTTCCGAGCCCGATCCCCGGGGCGCGCGCCCCGGGCGCGGTGGGGCGGGGCCCCGCCGTGGCGGGCCGAGCGGCGGCGGGGCCGGGTCCGGGAAAACTCGTTCCGGCAAGAGCGCCGCCGCACGGTCCGGTGCCGGCCCGCGCGGCGACGGCAAGGCCCCGGGCGGCAAGCGCGACGCAGGCGGCAAGGGCGGCAAGGGCGGCGCAGGCGGCCGGCCGGCCGCCGGCGGGCGGGGATCCGGCGGTGGCCGTGGCGCCGCCGGCGGTCGCCGCGGTGGTTCCGCCCCGCCGGGACGCGGCGGACGCCGAGGAGGTTCCCGATGA